The genomic window GTTTTACATTGCGACTGAAGTCACTACGTTTTTACACGGCCTCGAAACCTCAGCCCAGGCTGAGGAAGCATTTGAAAAAACATATGCGTTTCTCGATATGCATCTCGCCGCGGTGCAAGCGATCATCGAGGATAGCATCGAGGTTGAAGAACTCATAGAAAAGCTTCTACCTTTTTTCGAGAAAACTGCGAATGGTAAAAATGCGAAAGACGCCATCGCGTTCGCGTTTTTTCTCAAACACAGCCTAGAGAAACGGCGGGATGAGGAGAAgcagacagagacagagaaaGCCTAAGCGGATCTCCTCGCAATGGCAGGAAAAGGTCTCGGTTTTGCAGCTGGATAGCTGCCCACCGTGAAATGATCAGTCAGGACGGTTTGCCACAAGGGTCTGGGAACGTGTTGGGTTTGGGAGACGGACTATTCATGGTACAAGGCCGTTCCGAGAGcttttttgcctcccacggGGGGTTACCTACTCGGTCCGGCGGCGGAGGCACCATACAGGTAGAAAACAGAGGTTTCTAGGATAAATCAGATGTATGGAATTCAACAAGACTGGAAATTTGTGTGTCTAGCTTTATTTGCTGCAGTTTTTCCCACGCCAAGTGACGACCCTAAAACATGACACCTACAGCCATTTCCGTATTCAGATGTTATTTGAATTAAAACTCTAAAAGTCTCGTCATTTATTAACTTGACTAATGTTAATAATCTAGCTGGTTTAACTAAATTCAATATATAGCCTGCCATCCAAGTTGCGGCTAACCCCTTTTCGCAGAGGAGCGATTGTACGCAGTTGCCTTGTTGTGTACTCTCTCTCATATAGTCCGGTGACATTCAAAATGATACCCTCAGATGAGATGCAAACACATTTTCAGAGTATTTTGTCACGCAGAAAATATTTATCATCATCCGTTGTAACATGCTCAATGCTACGGTCAGTGATTACTCATATATTGCACAAGATTTACAGAATTCAATTATTTCAACAACATCTCCTCATCCCCCCTTGAACCACATCTCATCAGTGCCTCATTCCATCTACACAAAAAAAGCAGCCAgcccagcaacaacagccacaACGCTATATCCATtcacagccgcagcagcagtcgGGACTGCCGAACCAGTTCCACTCGGCATATTCGTCCCGGACGCGGTGCCCGTCGCGCTCATACTACCAGAAGGCATCATGGTGCCCGTCGCGTTGCCCGGCTTAACAGCAGCAGCGTACATGTCGCACATGGGATCCTTCGCAGCCTTGGGACAAGTCGACTGGTCAATACAGATAGACTGCAACTGGGGACCCTGCGCCTTCACAACAGTGGTGGGCGGCCCGCAGGCAACGTTGAAAACAGAGTTGAGCGAGTCGGCAATGGCGGAGatgtcgtccttggcgaCGCCAAAGGAGGCCGCTGCAAGGCCAACCTGCGTCACAAAGTAATCCATCTCTGGCTTTCCCAGGCCCATGAACTTGTGGACCTCTGCCATCGAGGCCTGCCCGTTGTACGCGTCAAATCCGGCCATTCCTTGCATGCTGCATCCTGTGAGGCTTCCAAAGAACTCGTATAGATGCGTGAGGAGGAAGCTTTTTCACGGGGTCAGCGCGGCCTGGAGCAGCAGTGAAGGATGTACATACTACTGATGGCTTGTCTTGTCATTGGCGGGCTTGTTCTCTTTCAGGGGCTTTTCCAATCATTAGCACATGTTCACCAGTTGAGTATTGCCAGAACGCTCGACTTACTGCTGCGCCACCGCCGTCTAGAAAGTTGACAGACTCGCCCATTTTTCCACCAGTATTGGTTGAGGCAAGACCGCCGTTAAAGTAAGGAGCGAGGTTGACCTTTTTGCCGTCAATCTCGCCGGGGGCGAGGATGCCAGGAACAGCATTGTGGTTAGGCATGGTGTCTATATGCTCGGATTAGCGCCCAACTGAGAAGACTGAAATGGAATAGAGGGCTCTTACAATTTCCAATAACGACAGTGTTTACTAATAGGGTCAGCAACGTAGCCTGGTTTGTTGCGTTGTTCGTCTTTAGCAACGCAGTCGTGTAATAGTCGCAGATGCTTTGGTCCTTGGGGCGCTGAGCGTCCACGAAGGTGACTGCCGCTGCTAACATGACATTCTTTAACTGCATGATGACTGAATGATTGGAAAGAGAATCTGAGTTGGTGATCTTTTGGTTGACCTTGGTCTTTGACACAATATGGACGACGTTGATCTTGGGGTATGGCCTTTCAGAGAGAGTGTGAAGATAGAGAATGGAACTGGGAGATGGGAGGCGGGACATATGCCATCTGTTGTCATGACGAGTAGGTGGCTGCCACGCCCCTTCAAATATGGCAGACCGAGAGTGGAACAAGGGGCCGGGCAAATCCATGCTTGCCTTTGTGCGAGCCGTTCATGACGTTCAAGTCTACGCTACGACTAGGTTGAGGTTTTGGAACTAAGTGACCTACATTCTCGTTGCCTGATCTGGAATTTCGCTTGCCACGCCAAGGTGGTGGCATATGCGTACATGTCTTTGCCTCAGACGCGGAAGGACTCTGCCTCCTGGGAAATGGGACATGGCTTGAACAACTAGGATAGTCGGCCGAATGGTCTGACCGGCTCCCTTGGTCTTGCGTCTCGGACCTCCAATTTTGGATCCTGGCTGAAGTATTTTGACGATACCGACATGTAGCTGACGGTTGGTGGTGTAGACGAAACCTGACAGCTCGCTGCCTTTGTCCTTTGTCTCTATCGAGACGCTTGCTGTCTTGAACAAAGACCATCCTCCTTCACCGATATTCCTTGTACAGTACGACCAAACATAGTAGTGGCGCAGGTGCATCATGATTCATGATGCCGCCAGTTCAGAGCCGAGGATGAGCTAAGTTGACACTAGTGTCTCCTGAGCAATATGATTCCAAAGGCCACACATATGTCTTACAACTTGAGATTGTACTAGTAGGGCTGCTTGGCGTTGGCTGGTGTCTAGCCGACCATCCGCTCGCATTTGACGCCAACGCTTCGTGACATATATGACTtggcgtacggagtagacgcAGAGTAGTCCTTCAGCCACAGCTACGACAACGAATACTCAGCTCGCAACACATCTAATTTCCTCAATATCAGTCCATGGCAAAGTCACCAAGATTTACTTTCCACTCACCATTTCCAAAAGGGGCGATTCCAGCAATGACAGGTTGTGTGGGGAAACACGGGGAATAAATCACCCAACCCAACATCAATGCTGTCACAGCAGGTCTCACCAGCGCAAAGCCGCGTGCTCGGTCCTTGTCCTGGATTTTGTGGAAACTTCCATGTTCCATCCCCGGATGCTCGCCTTCCCGCGCGGCGGAAGCAACGCTGCCGACGCTAAAACGGACGGATGGCTTGTTGATTCAGGACCGACGAGCCAATGGGCGCCGGGGTAATCAAGCGGCTTGCACGACGTTTCTCGGGAACAGCCCATGCGTGTGTTTGTGTCGTCAGTGGTTTGCGCGGGGGTGCGGCCCAATCCAACCGCGTCTGTCACACCGTCATGTCAAGTCCGCTTTGTTTCTTGTGAGCAGAAGCAAAAAAGCCGATTGGCACGGAAAAAAGATGGATCACGGGTCTGGGTTCCCTCTCTCTGGCCTCGAGTGCACAGAGGCCCGTGCCTCGCCGTCCCCCATGCCCCGCCTTTGGCAGGTGCGACCGTTGACCTGTTGGGTCTGGTGTGTTGGGAAAACAACAGCAATTTACACGGCGGAGTAAAGGTATTTCAAGAGGCTTACGGGCGCCTGTATCCCtctgaatgtgcgcaggtccaattgatATTCAACCCActtcttttataatacttaaagatactttattattaagtataataaactaatatatttttatatacttatatatttttaaaatcttagttacttattattagctagAAAGAACCCTGGCCCGTTACAaaaattggacctgcgcacattcagaGGGATTGGGCAGATTTTCTGATACATGTATTGATGATGACTACAGAACTTCCTTGATGGCCCTAAAAACCCACAAGTGCAGGAAATTGACCCATTTTATGCCCTGTTAGAACCCTGAAGGCCGGTTGCCCTGCTGTGACTCTCAACCAAGCCCCAATTTGAGCCCTAGAAAAAGCAACCATCGTGGACCAACAAGTTACAACCTTCAATTACCACCTTTCTGACTCAACACAACCACCACTCCTCAAGCTGAAGCTCAATAAAGTCTGCCGTGGCATGTTTTGTACTGTTTGATGAGAAAAGCGTCGCACTCATCGATCCAGCCACCCCGATTATTGTCCGAATATATCCACCTCTTGTCCTTTTCGCTCTTGACAAAGCAGGGCATTGGCTGACATGGCTCAAACGATGACATGGAAAAATAATTGCACGCAATACACTGGCATCTGCCGGGCTTAGGTCCTGTGTCTTTGCGCCAAGAGTCAAACAGGCACTGCCTGCTCGAGCCATGTGAGATGTAGTGCAGAGGAACCCAAACCATGTCTGTAAAACACCGTCCAGCACATCGTGTAGTACATGTGAACCAAAAGGTATGCATAATACAAAGTGCCATAGAGTGGAATTTGCCCCCGTCACTTACACGCACCCAAAATGCGGTGCCATACCCAGCGACAAACAGTTTACACGACAATCATCAGCAAGGTCTTGCATGTTCAACTAAAATGGACTTTTCAACGGTACATGAACCAATCGATCGCCCGTTGTCGTCGGCTTCGGCAGTCGTCCTGCCCTGATATTAATCTGTAAAGCATAGTGAATCAAGCGCGGTTCTTTCAAGGTGGCGTCTCTCTCGCTCCTCCAAGTCACAAACTCGTCCTGCGAGGTCCCGTCTTTGAGGTGTTTGTTCTGTTCCCGCTGCTGGCTGACCgtcatggccgagatggcACGACCAGCCCTGGCCTCGGGCGGGTAGTCATGTCCAGTCCATATCTTGACATGCGGTCCGTGGCTGAGCAGTTTCTGCACCGAGTTATACAGCTGCGTCGCATCGCCGCCGGGGAAGTCGCAGCGCGCGGAACCGACGTCGGCGTTGAAAAGGGAGTCGCCGCAAAAGATGTTGTCTTTTACTCAAGAGTTAGCAGTAGGAGTACCTCGAGACTGAGTTGCGACCTGCCTTGAATCTTGTATCCAACGTGGTCTGGCGTGTGGCCAGGTAGGTACAGCACAGTTGCATTCATATTACCAATCTTgaactcgtcctcgtcctcaaaTAGCCTATCAAAAGCATTTTCATAGTCGTCCTTTTTGACGCCGTACCGATCCCCGAATCGCTTTTGCACCTCGGCTATGCGCTTGCCAATGCCTATTTCGGGTCGAGAGCCTTGACTTTTTCCAAGCTGGTCCTGCAAGTATGCTGCGGCAGTGAGGTGATCGGCATGGGCGTGTGTCTCCAGAATCAGGTCTACTTTGTAGCCCTTGTCTTTAATTAAAGCGAGCAAACCATCTGCGCTTTTCGTACTGATGCTGGCGGAGGCAGGGTCAAAGTCCAAGACGGAATCGATAATGGCCGCGCTCATAGTAGACGGGTCTGCGACGACATATTGCCAAGTTCCAGTATTTGGCTCATGAATATCGTGAACTGTGATCTTCTGGTCCATCTTTGCTGTGCGATGTGGGTTGCGTTCGATATATGATGATGCGCTTTCTGCGGTGCGATGTTGGAATACAATTCCGCGACGGTTTGAGTGCAGAAGTGGTTTACCGATGCAGGACAGCAGGGCACATTTTTCCGAGTCTTTATATAGCGGTTTCTAACATGTTCAGTGCCGCTTGGGTACCTCCCGAGACCAAGCAATGCGTCAAGGTTCAACACCATCAGTCGCCGAGACGCCATCATGATCGGCGACCACAGAAGCAAAGGCGCGGAAATGTCAAGCCACTGCAACACGGCTCACCCACCGATGGCCGTTGAAGCTAGGTGGCTACCCGCTCCGCCAACCGTGACTTGAGGTGGCCGTG from Metarhizium brunneum chromosome 2, complete sequence includes these protein-coding regions:
- the gloB2_1 gene encoding Glyoxylase B2, which encodes MDQKITVHDIHEPNTGTWQYVVADPSTMSAAIIDSVLDFDPASASISTKSADGLLALIKDKGYKVDLILETHAHADHLTAAAYLQDQLGKSQGSRPEIGIGKRIAEVQKRFGDRYGVKKDDYENAFDRLFEDEDEFKIGNMNATVLYLPGHTPDHVGYKIQDNIFCGDSLFNADVGSARCDFPGGDATQLYNSVQKLLSHGPHVKIWTGHDYPPEARAGRAISAMTVSQQREQNKHLKDGTSQDEFVTWRSERDATLKEPRLIHYALQINIRAGRLPKPTTTGDRLVHVPLKSPF